The following are from one region of the Lentimicrobiaceae bacterium genome:
- a CDS encoding carboxypeptidase-like regulatory domain-containing protein: MKKIVLFAMLAAICVFYSPLFAANENAPAQVTLNGKVVDITSGEALAGVAITIEGTQLTIYTDLDGNFTLTGIKPGNYNLVCSYLSYKKSLIENLDITKASRELFTIALQPAK; encoded by the coding sequence ATGAAAAAGATTGTTTTGTTTGCTATGCTTGCAGCCATTTGTGTTTTTTATAGCCCTTTGTTTGCTGCAAATGAAAATGCACCTGCACAGGTTACTCTTAATGGGAAAGTTGTGGATATAACTTCTGGAGAAGCACTTGCTGGTGTTGCCATCACAATAGAAGGTACCCAGCTAACAATTTATACCGATTTGGATGGAAACTTTACTCTAACAGGTATAAAGCCCGGAAACTATAATCTTGTTTGTTCATACCTCTCGTATAAGAAAAGTCTTATTGAAAACCTTGATATAACAAAAGCCAGCCGGGAATTGTTTACAATTGCACTTCAGCCGGCCAAATAG
- a CDS encoding LruC domain-containing protein → MKSFFYKSKNKLLTLSLLIVSGTILLFSCSKNDSTSGDTPSQFKDLNISQNFDFQSFKEVAVTINVNNTSTGEKAHIIKIYQDNPGLMGKLIETGITNAQFKYVTKIRIPSYLTELYIQNASQDGINEFVAVPIKGKELNYTFTALADTYKGYKTVGGDPGCSNGCTRTISTSVNSITIEEGEHVCLTGNLTGNITFKGAATLVVCGTATVQNININGNFTATIYVSGNGVYTMSSSLNLNKIYFYNYGILQISGQVNAGTGSIFENYGTANIIGINVNNNDATVLNAGIMNVSADVNNNGTITNQSLMRISAHLNNNGQGVFTNECHLEVSGNYNQNNIFTNNGYVVVTGTTTLNGTSQTNLGNGSQINTANLMVNATINGPSTGCGRINISGTTRINGSGVVRYYTDLCDANGIESNTGTIATSVTFCQCYVPVTSCNPSGSGSPPTNDSDGDGISDNQDEYPNDPDRAFNSYYPNATDFASVAFEDLWTGTGDYDFNDLVIAIQYKMVKNAQNEYVDIVAKYKIRADGATLNNGFGIVLNTVPANIQSVTGCIKAGTAITLDAKGYESGHANETVIIPFDAVNTILGGGMLNTIRGGATVVTEIQTITINFSSPQASIGSAPFNPFIFINQERGKEVHLKDQKPTEFVTSSYFGTFDDASVPSQNKYYCTATGLPWAIEIPVDFAYPVEMVDILQTYLHFAEWAQSGGTLYPDWYLNNQGYRNTTNIY, encoded by the coding sequence ATGAAATCTTTCTTCTACAAGAGTAAAAATAAATTACTCACTTTGTCGCTTTTAATTGTATCCGGAACAATCTTGTTATTTTCCTGTTCCAAAAATGATTCCACATCCGGAGATACGCCATCACAATTTAAAGATTTGAATATTAGTCAGAATTTTGACTTTCAAAGTTTTAAAGAAGTAGCCGTTACTATCAACGTAAATAATACTTCCACCGGGGAAAAGGCTCACATCATTAAAATATACCAGGATAACCCGGGTTTAATGGGTAAACTGATAGAAACCGGGATAACCAATGCGCAGTTTAAATATGTAACAAAAATCCGAATTCCATCCTATCTTACTGAATTATACATTCAAAATGCTTCTCAGGATGGTATCAACGAATTTGTTGCGGTTCCCATAAAGGGAAAAGAACTAAACTATACGTTTACAGCTTTGGCAGACACCTACAAAGGGTACAAAACTGTAGGAGGCGACCCGGGTTGTTCCAATGGTTGTACAAGAACCATAAGCACTTCGGTAAATTCGATTACCATTGAAGAGGGTGAGCATGTATGCCTTACCGGCAACCTCACAGGAAATATAACATTCAAAGGGGCTGCCACCCTTGTAGTTTGCGGAACTGCTACTGTTCAAAATATCAATATTAACGGCAATTTTACCGCAACCATTTATGTAAGTGGAAATGGTGTTTATACTATGAGCTCCAGCCTGAACTTAAACAAGATTTATTTCTACAATTACGGAATATTGCAAATATCAGGGCAAGTAAATGCAGGCACAGGAAGTATTTTTGAAAACTATGGAACTGCAAATATCATAGGTATCAACGTAAATAACAACGATGCCACGGTATTGAATGCCGGAATCATGAATGTAAGTGCCGACGTGAATAACAATGGTACTATTACCAATCAGAGTTTAATGCGAATATCGGCACATCTGAATAACAATGGACAAGGCGTATTTACCAATGAATGCCATCTGGAAGTTTCCGGTAATTATAATCAGAACAATATTTTTACAAATAATGGTTACGTAGTTGTTACAGGAACAACCACATTAAATGGTACAAGCCAGACAAACCTTGGTAATGGCTCGCAGATAAATACAGCCAATTTAATGGTTAATGCTACTATAAATGGCCCATCCACAGGCTGTGGCAGAATAAATATTTCTGGTACCACAAGGATAAATGGAAGTGGTGTAGTTCGTTATTACACTGACCTTTGCGATGCCAACGGAATAGAAAGCAATACCGGAACCATTGCAACCTCAGTTACTTTTTGCCAATGTTATGTTCCTGTAACTTCTTGTAATCCTTCAGGATCAGGTAGCCCTCCTACTAATGACAGCGATGGAGACGGAATTTCAGATAACCAAGACGAATATCCCAATGACCCGGACAGAGCATTTAATTCTTATTATCCTAATGCTACGGATTTTGCAAGTGTTGCATTTGAAGACCTTTGGACAGGTACCGGGGACTACGACTTTAATGACCTTGTAATTGCAATACAGTATAAAATGGTTAAAAATGCGCAGAATGAATATGTAGATATCGTTGCCAAATATAAAATTCGTGCCGATGGTGCAACACTTAACAATGGTTTCGGCATTGTTCTCAATACAGTGCCTGCAAATATTCAAAGTGTAACCGGCTGTATTAAGGCAGGTACTGCTATAACACTGGATGCTAAGGGATATGAGTCCGGACATGCCAATGAGACTGTAATAATTCCTTTTGATGCTGTAAATACCATTCTTGGAGGTGGCATGTTAAATACCATCCGGGGTGGAGCAACCGTGGTAACAGAAATACAAACAATAACCATAAACTTTTCCAGCCCTCAGGCTTCCATCGGTTCAGCACCTTTTAATCCATTTATTTTCATTAACCAGGAAAGAGGGAAAGAAGTACACCTGAAGGATCAAAAGCCAACTGAATTTGTTACTTCAAGTTATTTTGGCACTTTTGATGATGCTTCTGTACCTTCACAGAATAAATATTACTGCACGGCTACCGGTTTACCATGGGCTATCGAAATTCCGGTTGATTTTGCATATCCGGTAGAAATGGTTGATATACTGCAAACGTACCTCCATTTTGCCGAATGGGCACAATCCGGCGGAACGTTATACCCAGATTGGTATCTTAACAACCAGGGGTATCGTAATACGACAAATATATACTAA